AGTAATAACGCTGTTCTTCCGAGAGGCGCTGCGCGTTGGTAAAGTCTGCGTCTTCTACTACGGCTCCGGTGTGTTCACCAGTGGCATAGTTGGGGATGTCGATGCGGCTGCGAGGGGTGGCGGTTTTGGCAGAGCCGTAGAAGAAGCGGGTGCCCATGAGGTCTGCTTCTACCAGGGAGGCTTCGCAGAGAATGGTGCGGGCAAAGTTGGTTTTGACTAAATCAGCGCGGTAAAGATTGATGCGAATTAAGTTGATATCGGTTAAATCTGTCCAGCGCAGATCAGTTTTTGAAAGGTCGCTACCTGCCAGCATTACGCCCAGATCGACGACGCGTACCCCGAAGGCGCGGTCTTCAGCATAGCCGCCCATGCCGTCAAGGATGGCACGACCCAGCCGCCGATCGCGCTTAATCGGCGTTAACAGTCGAGAACGAGAGAGAAACCGCAGCACTTTAGCTTTACCGTTACCGTCAATGCTGCTGAGAATGGCAGCGGTACGTCCTTCCGCGATCGCCCTTTCCTGGGGCCAATCTTCTAGCAAGCCATCTTCGTCCAATACCAGTTCAGAAACGCCTTGAAAGTAAGAATCAATGGTTTGCTGTTGAGTAATTGTATTTTGTTGAATCGTTAAATCCTTAGAAATCACATACTGCCGCCAAGCCACAAAAACTGCCAGGATGGCGATCAAAATCTGTCCCACGGCTCCAATGACTTCACCTGTTGAGCCTAAAACATCCCAATTTAATTGGTAGTACCACACGCTTAAAGGTTGGGTTAGACCCATCAGATGCAGCAAGCCTACTGTGGCGATCGCCACCCCAACTAAGCTGAGGGTTAGAAGCTGCTGTTCGGGGGAAAGGATTTCGGCGATCGCCTTCTGAGCCGCTGTCGCAATCACGCGCAACGAAATTAACAGTGCCACGATCGCCCCTGCTCCACCTAGCCAAGCGTTTCCCAAAAATAGCCCGATCGTCATTAGCACCAGTGCCAGCACAATAATCCAGCCGACCGGAAGGGGCGCTTTAGATCTTTGAAACGTTTGGAGCGAACTGTAGCCCCTAGAGGGTTCAGAAAGCGCCGACTCAGTTAATCCGCTTAAGGTGCGGGCATCTAAAGGGGAGCTAGATCTGTCTCCATTAGGATTGTTCAAACTAGGATCGCTCAATTCCAGCGAATCAGCGGGAGTGAGGGGGGCGTTGTTGGGAGGAGGGTTACTCTCAGGCATAAGGGAGACGAGTGAAATGGATGCAGATCTATTTTCGATCATGCTTTAGAATAATCTGGCTTTCGGTGCTCCATCTCAAAATTTTCCTTTTATCATGTGGGGGATCAATGGGCTGATCCAGAAAGTGCAGACTAATTGTTTTAATCCGTCTGCTAGTTTCTGCCAGATTTAATGGGGAGTTAGGAAGAGAAAATGGCTGATTTAGAGAGTTCTTGGCAAGAATCGGTGATTAAGCTGGCGCAAACAGGCAATTTACGGGCGATCGCCTTTTGGTTAAATCGATACCTGGTACCTCAAGGCATTTGCGCCCAGGTGACTCATGAGCAACCGGGTAGCCTGTTGATTCGGGTGGTTTGCCATCGTCCGCCCGAACGCGAACGGCTGGTGCGATTCATCTGCCATCGACTTTGCAAGCTAAACGCGGCAGGCATTCAAGAGGCGCGGATTACGGCACAAATTATTGGATCGCCGACGCTGCTTTGGGAAAAATCTGCCCGGATTGCGTCGCCTGTGTGCAACTCGCTCATCTCGTCAGCGCCTGTTCCCTCCCTTGCGATCGGACAGATTCAACCGCTAAACCCTGCACCTGCTCGCCCGATCGCTCGTCAAAGCACTCAGGCAAAGGGCAAACATTCACTCAGCCTGCTTAAGCAGATTCCGATGCGGCTCATGAACCGTTTGTACCGTACTACCCAATTAACTGCTCATCAAACAGTTCGGCAATTAGCATCAGTGGGGCAACCCGTTGCGGGTATCTCGGAGCGATCGTCCGTAGCAGTTGCCCAATTACCCGATATGTTTTTGTATTCCAATCGTCCCAGCCACCTTTCTAGCAACGTCTCTGGCGCTGCTAGTCTCTCTAAACAAGCAGGCAATCTTGCCTTACCCCAGCTCCTCAAGCGCCAAATTAAGCGATCTTTGCGCGGGTTCCTGGCATTTCCACCCCATATTCGCATTCTGTTGCTGGCAGGCTCAATCGCTGCTGCTTTCTTGGTGGGATCAGCCTTTCATGCCCTACGAACTTTAGAATTCCCAAAGGGCTTACAGTCTTCAGACCCAGCCTCCTTTGGCAGCCGCAAGTTTTCTTTAGGATCTTCCAACACGGTTCAGACAGCGCTAGAAAATGTGCCCGTAATTCAGCAACCCGTCGTTAATCCCCAAGATCCAGTCGTGACGCTTCTATTTGCTAACAGTGCAACCTTAGGACGAGTTTCGCAAGGGAACACTCGTCGTTTGGCGGATATGGTCATTACTAGCCTAGACCAGCTACCCCGCTCTGTCACCGCGATCGCATCTCCTGTACCCCTGGGGTTAAGTTCTCCCGATGCTGATGCTGTTCCCCTTGATTCAGTGCCGCCTGATTCCTTGCCTCTAGCAGCCGCAGAAGAAGCTACAGAAGCCGCAGAAGAAGCTACAGAAGAAGCCGCAGAAGCCACAGAAATTAATTCAGACGTTGAAAATGCAGATATCCTAGCACCGTCTGCAATCTCCGAAATTACGATTCCCGATTTGTCTGCTAACGGCGTTGATATCGTCAACCTAGCCAGCAGTGGGCTAACGGCGGGCAGCGCTACTGATCTAGCTCAAGCCAAAGACCTCCTCCGCAGGAACGCAGTTTACGCGATCGGGGCAGGACAAAATCAAAACGAAACGCGCCGTCCCGTAGTGGTCGATGTCAAAGGGCAACGGATCGCCTACTTAGGATATTCCGACAAAATTCAGAATCCTGTAGAGCAAAACCTTGAAGGTGAGACTTCGGCAGACCAGATCCCCGTAGATGAGAACTCGGCAGATAAAAACGGCGCTGAAGTCAATGGCGCTCTTGAGGCGCAAATTACCCAAGATATCCAGGCAATTCGCGACCAGGTGGATTGGGTGATTGTGACTTATCAATGGAGCGAAGATTCAAAATCTTATCCTGAAGATTGGCAGGTAAGGCTGGCGCATTTAGCGGTAGATCATGGGGCTGATTTAGTGGTCGGCAATCGTCCAGGTGTGACTCAGGGCGGAGAAGTGTATCGGGGTAAGGCGATCGCTTATTCCCTCGGTAGTTCCATGAGCGAGGTAGATCAAGCTGGCGCATCTCCTGCCCTTAAAGTTACTCTGCACAACAAAACTATGAAGCTAGAGATTCTTCCCTTGCAGCTTGGACAACCCATGGCGAATGGCACAGATATTCAGCAAAAGTTCAAACAATCTTCTAGCTTGTTCGACCAGCCTCTAGAATCTCCTTTATTGCTAGATGGTCAAATTCGTCTGCCTGCTGCGCCCCAGTCGCCGCCGCCCAGCGCCGATCCTTTCATTAGCTATCCTCCTGACAAAGCCCTACCCCAACCCTAATTATGGTCACCCTTGACATTAACCCAGGTCAGTACAAAACCTATGTTCTGAGCGATCCGATCGCCAAAACCTGTCTAGAGATGGTTCCAGAACGGGGCGGCATCATTACCCGGTGGCAGGTCAACGGTCAGGACTTATTGTATTTGGATGGCGATCGCTTTGCTAATCCTAGTCTCAGTGTGCGGGGCGGCATTCCGATTCTGTTTCCCATTTGTGGAAATTTGCCAAATAATACCTACACCCATCAAGGAAGAACCTACACCTTAAAACAGCATGGGTTTGCGCGAGATTTACCCTGGACTGTGAGCGACAGTTCGCCTCAAGATGGCATCACCCTTACACTCAAAAGCAACAACCAGACCTATGCCATTTATCCCTTTGACTTCGAGCTAACCTTTACCTATCGGCTGCAAGGTAACGCGCTGCTCATTCAACAGAGCTACATGAATCGATCGCCAGAACCCATGCCATTTTCGACAGGACTCCATCCCTACTTTGCAGTATCAGATGCGGCATCAGAGAAGACGCAGCTTCAGTTTGATATCCCAGCCACCCAATTGACGAATCAAATCGATCAAACACAGCATCCTTTTTCTGGACAATTTGACTTTGGGCAAACAGAAATCGACGTGGCATTTCGTCAC
Above is a genomic segment from Timaviella obliquedivisa GSE-PSE-MK23-08B containing:
- a CDS encoding pentapeptide repeat-containing protein, producing MPESNPPPNNAPLTPADSLELSDPSLNNPNGDRSSSPLDARTLSGLTESALSEPSRGYSSLQTFQRSKAPLPVGWIIVLALVLMTIGLFLGNAWLGGAGAIVALLISLRVIATAAQKAIAEILSPEQQLLTLSLVGVAIATVGLLHLMGLTQPLSVWYYQLNWDVLGSTGEVIGAVGQILIAILAVFVAWRQYVISKDLTIQQNTITQQQTIDSYFQGVSELVLDEDGLLEDWPQERAIAEGRTAAILSSIDGNGKAKVLRFLSRSRLLTPIKRDRRLGRAILDGMGGYAEDRAFGVRVVDLGVMLAGSDLSKTDLRWTDLTDINLIRINLYRADLVKTNFARTILCEASLVEADLMGTRFFYGSAKTATPRSRIDIPNYATGEHTGAVVEDADFTNAQRLSEEQRYYCCAWGGARTRGTIPGGCDGIPNLLGR
- a CDS encoding aldose epimerase; its protein translation is MVTLDINPGQYKTYVLSDPIAKTCLEMVPERGGIITRWQVNGQDLLYLDGDRFANPSLSVRGGIPILFPICGNLPNNTYTHQGRTYTLKQHGFARDLPWTVSDSSPQDGITLTLKSNNQTYAIYPFDFELTFTYRLQGNALLIQQSYMNRSPEPMPFSTGLHPYFAVSDAASEKTQLQFDIPATQLTNQIDQTQHPFSGQFDFGQTEIDVAFRHVARQEASVTHSGHRLILSYDSIYANLVFWTIKGKDYYCLEPWSAPRNAMNTGEDLTVLEPGSTAETWVKLAVG
- a CDS encoding CapA family protein codes for the protein MADLESSWQESVIKLAQTGNLRAIAFWLNRYLVPQGICAQVTHEQPGSLLIRVVCHRPPERERLVRFICHRLCKLNAAGIQEARITAQIIGSPTLLWEKSARIASPVCNSLISSAPVPSLAIGQIQPLNPAPARPIARQSTQAKGKHSLSLLKQIPMRLMNRLYRTTQLTAHQTVRQLASVGQPVAGISERSSVAVAQLPDMFLYSNRPSHLSSNVSGAASLSKQAGNLALPQLLKRQIKRSLRGFLAFPPHIRILLLAGSIAAAFLVGSAFHALRTLEFPKGLQSSDPASFGSRKFSLGSSNTVQTALENVPVIQQPVVNPQDPVVTLLFANSATLGRVSQGNTRRLADMVITSLDQLPRSVTAIASPVPLGLSSPDADAVPLDSVPPDSLPLAAAEEATEAAEEATEEAAEATEINSDVENADILAPSAISEITIPDLSANGVDIVNLASSGLTAGSATDLAQAKDLLRRNAVYAIGAGQNQNETRRPVVVDVKGQRIAYLGYSDKIQNPVEQNLEGETSADQIPVDENSADKNGAEVNGALEAQITQDIQAIRDQVDWVIVTYQWSEDSKSYPEDWQVRLAHLAVDHGADLVVGNRPGVTQGGEVYRGKAIAYSLGSSMSEVDQAGASPALKVTLHNKTMKLEILPLQLGQPMANGTDIQQKFKQSSSLFDQPLESPLLLDGQIRLPAAPQSPPPSADPFISYPPDKALPQP